In the genome of Streptomyces sp. SLBN-118, the window CAGGACCCTCACCAGACCGTCCGCACCGCCGACAACACCACCGAACTCGCGGAGGACTTGGCGGGGCTTCTCGCGGCGTTGAGCTTCCTGGTCTTCGGCGCGGTCCTGCTCGGCCCGGCTCTGGAGCACCTCGACTGGCGGATCGTCACTTATGCGGTGCTGAGCCTCACCGTCGTGCGGATGCTGCCCGTGGCCGTCTCACTGGCCGGAAGCGGACTTGGGCTTCCCACGGTCGCCTATGTCGGGTGGTTCGGTCCGCGCGGACTGGCCTCCGTCGTCTTCGGGCTCCTTGTGGTCGAGGAACATGTCCCGGGCGTCCAGCTCCTTGGCCGGGTCGTCGCGGTGACAGTCGCGCTGAGCATCCTTCTGCACGGTGTGTCGGCCGACTTCCTCGCGCAGCGGTACGGCGCGTGGCACAGGAAGGCTGCTGCCCGGCAACCGCATCTGCGCGAGGGGATGCCCGACGGGGAAGACGCATGAACAACCATCCCGGCATGCGCAGCGGCTCGCACCGCGCGCCCCACGGTTATGCGGTCGTCCCGGTGCCGGAGGCGCTCTTGCCGCGGGTCGCCGCGCGGAGCGCGAAAGCCGAAGCCAGTTCCACGACGCCGAGCAGGACGAGCCACAGGCCGAGCAGCCGGGCCAGCGCGACTGCGGATTCCACCGGGAGGGCGAGGACCACGATCCCGGCGACGATCCCGAGAGCGCCGATCGCGAAGGCGAGACCCCGGCGCGAGAGCTCGCGGTCGGCTATCGCGATGAACATGGTCAGGAGCCCCGACACCAGCCAGAAGACCCCAACTATCAACGACAGCGCGGCAATCGTCTGGAGCGGATGCCGCAGCACCAGCACACCTGCCAGCACGGCCACCACCGCGATGAGTACGCCAGACAGCCGGCTTGCGTCCTGCGCCCGCCCCCCGGAGAACGTGGTCACAAAACGGAACACCCCGGTGGCCAGCAGTTGCAGACCGACGATGACCGCCAGGACATGCAATGTCTCGTCCGGCCACACGAGCACGATGATGCCCGGTATGAGCGTCGCCAGCGCAAGGCCCAGGGCCCAGCCCCAGGAGCCTCCGACGTCCCCGAGTACGTCCTGAGGATCGGTGGGGCGTCCCGGCTGGAAATCGGACGATGCCGTCATGGATCCTCCCTCATCGATCGCGAGTATCCGCCAGGCCGTAGGGCTGAGGGATCACCCGGACAGGGTGACTCGCGTGAACGACATCCGGAGCAGCCGCGATCCGACGAAGCGGGACTCCGGGGCGCGTGTGCCACCGGTTCGGCTCACACGCCAGGCGGTGGGTCCGGCGAAGAGTCACGCTGGAACGGCCGCGATCAGAAGAGGACAGCCGGACAACGGAATCCGAGGAGGAACCGGGATGCCGACGACCCCCTGGACCGCCACGGCGACCGCCTGCGGCGCAGCAGGTCCGCTGCCCGACGAGGTGCTGGTCATCGGATCCCGGTTGGTCCTGCGCAGGGCCCGGGAAATTCTCCGCTTCTTCGTGGCAGCCCGGCGCATTCGGCGGCAGGTCCTGGCGGCTCGCGGGTGTCTTGGCATGTCAATGAGGGCGCAGCCGTTTGCCAAGACCTTCTGGACGCTCTCCGCCTGGCGTGACCAGGATGCGCTGGACGCGTTCGTGGAAGCCCAGCCGCACGAAGGGGCCATGCGGGACTTCCACCCACGCCTGCGTGATCCGGTCATCATCGGCTGGACCGTGCCCCGCAGTGCACTGCCGGTCGACTGGTCCGACGCCGTCCACCGGATCGCGGGGCACACGTAGGGGGCGAGCTGCCGTACCAGACCCGTCGCTGCTGACGGCGTCCAGGACCGGCCACGCCGTGGCTATGCGCTCTTCGGCTTCCGGCCCGCGGCCTTCTTCGCCGGTTTCCGGGC includes:
- a CDS encoding antibiotic biosynthesis monooxygenase — translated: MPTTPWTATATACGAAGPLPDEVLVIGSRLVLRRAREILRFFVAARRIRRQVLAARGCLGMSMRAQPFAKTFWTLSAWRDQDALDAFVEAQPHEGAMRDFHPRLRDPVIIGWTVPRSALPVDWSDAVHRIAGHT
- a CDS encoding HdeD family acid-resistance protein encodes the protein MTASSDFQPGRPTDPQDVLGDVGGSWGWALGLALATLIPGIIVLVWPDETLHVLAVIVGLQLLATGVFRFVTTFSGGRAQDASRLSGVLIAVVAVLAGVLVLRHPLQTIAALSLIVGVFWLVSGLLTMFIAIADRELSRRGLAFAIGALGIVAGIVVLALPVESAVALARLLGLWLVLLGVVELASAFALRAATRGKSASGTGTTA